AaccaaaatgtcactttttaccTGTGATATGGGAGAGACTGATCTGAAGATAATCCAGTGATAACGAATCAATCACACACTGAATATTATGGGCGTCATCCTCCTGGCTGGCCGGTGATGCGATATAATCtgtaaaaaaatagtaaataaataaacttgactattgtatatttgaaaatatacaaTATGGCTTTAAAGttagctttgttcaaattggccttaaaaaaaatgatgtgctATTTTCCTCTCCTTAATACATTTCTTAGGTATCAGATCATGACTGTGTATCGGCAAACCCGCAAAAATATGCAATCAGGACATCCCTAACTACAATATTATCCCGTATGACCTGGacataactttaaaaataactttttttaacatatgaTCTCCAGAAAATCAAATATTATTGGTTTGCACAGTGTTGTCACTCGTTCCATCCAACTTACCTGGAACCTTCTCTTTCAAGATGTTCTCGTAAAGACTAATAAAAACGTTGGCTTCACAATCTGTGAGTTTCGTCAGTTTCTGTTGGATGTGACACTTTGCGAGCAGCTCATTTGCCACATCTACCCActctgtaaattaaaaaaacaacaacaatcaactTAGCTTTTGGGGCGACAATGTGAAGTAAGGGAGCAGATCATAATACTAAATACACTCCCTCCTTTGCATAAACATAGTAGCAAAATATGTGCATTAGACATCTTGGATCAACATATTTGGCCATTAAGTGGTCCCAATGTCACTTGGTTTCGCCTGGATCTCAAATAGTGTCGTAATGTCATCTTTTTGAGACGTAATGTCATAAACGATTAAGTTATTCAGTCTGCTAGAAATGGATCACATTGCCCAGAGAAAACCAGCTAGCCACCAAAGTTAGCAGTAGAAAGTTAGCGTTAGCTTGTGTCAAGAGTGAGCGTCGCATGCCAATGAAGCGCTTACCTCGCTCTTCCTCCAGGGTGCCCATGAAACAGCTGTTGAAAAGAGGCGGACGTGACTCAAATGCGGCGAAATGGCAGCGGGGAAACTCTTGTTTATTAGAATTTAAAATCCCGAGCGTACGGGGAAGGTACGTCGACTCTTGTTTTTCTTTCGAAGTTCCTGAATTAAAAGTGTAATCGTTGTTTGATTGGATGTTCTTGTTGGTAGTTTCCGGAAGTGTCGCTGATTCGTGTTTACTGTCCTCTTCTGGACATTTTGCGCTTCTGCATCCCAAACATATTAAaatctttaaatgtcatttgagTTGTCTTGGCACTCAAACTGTAGTAATAACTATTTTGGATCAtccttttaaacaaaaaaaatgccacaattGGGCAGTGTTtcataaaagacaaaacaaaatgggGTTTCGTGGgaaacaaaataatgttttatttctccTATTCGAGgtgatttttaattgaaataaaaatgtggtgTTTCCTCAGTCCTCGAGtatttttttgcttctgtctAAGCTTGTTTGGAACATTCATGCATTATATTAAAAATGAGAGAATAgtgtctaaagaaaaaaaacatacacgtACTAACATTCACCAGTTTAAATAGAATATAAATCAGAGACCCCCCGACGCAAAATGGCCACCGGCTTCTTCTTTAGACATCTAGCCtttctcaatttaaaaaaatactactgtATACGTAAATATTTTCAACGATACAAGATAAATGTACAATACAAACAAGAGGGGTGAACAGTACACACACCACCACCCCGACAAAGCACAAGtacaaacaaaaagaataacaattaaataaataaatggatggataaatagataaataaataaattaaacaaaatacaaGCGTCAAAGTGTTTTGGTCCTTGCAGCGTTGCGGTTCAGAGATAAAATcgtttagaaatatttttttccaaaaacatcaaaatgtgcTCTTCGTTTCACAAACTTTACACTTAGAATATGACATTTCTCCAGAATTAACATAAAATGTATGTTTCTGGGGCGCTTGCCCTTCGCGCAATTTTACGACGCGTGACGTATTTAGCTATTCCGCTTCTGTGTCGTCACTTCCTTCTCTTCCGCTGAATCTTCCTAGCTACCGTCGTCAATATTGTTTACCAATTCGGTACCTTTAGCGTAACTTTATATTCGTCTACCGTTGTTATTGTGGTACACAATGCCTGGATTTTCAGACAGAGATCGTGGCCGAGATAGAGGGTAAGTTTCTCGctgctttattattttttcgtcCACCTTCCTTCTACAAATGGCTGCCAACGTCAGAGGCCGCTGCTACGGTGAAAACACCACTGACCCTGTTTGTTCGTTTCTGTGTTAAAATGAACATACCGGGACGCATGTCTATGCATGTCAGGTGATTGCAAACTGAAGTCGTTGGGGTTGTTTAACTACACGAACGTGTAATGGGGGGAAAATACTACAAACGGCAGGCTTATCTTAACACGGATGTATGACGCAGCAGCCTCTAGCGTCAAAGCACATTAAATTGTCTGAAATGCTTAGTTTGTCCATTAGGCTATTATTAGTTCATTTTTGTTAAGAAGGTTACACGTGTTGAATACAtgaaatagattaaaaatatGTTCTGTGTTGCAGACCCCTATCTGCTGAATGAGACACTTCCTCATACTAACTGGGTCCGATGTGTGTTCTTCATTAGATATGGTGGAGGACCTCCTCGATATGGAGGTGGTCGAGGAGGCGGCAGGGGTGGACCTCCCCCGCCAAAATTTGGCAACCCTGGTGAAAGGCTACGAAAGCGCCACTGGAACCTTGATACGCTTCCCAAGTTTCAAAAGAACTTTTACCAAGAACACCCTGATGTCACTCGAAGACCAATTGTAAGCATTTCTTGGTTTTCTGGAATCTTGTTCAGGGCTTATTCCACCAAAGGAGTATTGTTAATATCTTCTCGCTTTTTAACGTTTACAGCAAGAGGTTGAACTGTACAGAGGAAACAAACAAATCACAGTTAAAAGCCGAGAATGCCCCAATCCAATTATGAGGTTCCACGAAGCGGCATTTCCAAGTGAGTATATTAAAGTTATTTCCCAAGAACTCTTCAAATATTCACTCGAGGGTTTACATTGAATACCAAATAGAAAACTTGGCCTCTAAATCTGCCTTTTTTGTTTCACAGATTATGTTATTGATGTGATCGCCAAACAAAATTGGGTTGAACCAACCCCCATTCAGGCTCAGGGGTGGCCGGTTGCGCTCAGTGGCAAAGACATGGTTGGCATTGCTCAAACTGGCTCAGGGAAGACTATTGCAGTAAGTAATAAAACAGGGAAAAGTCTGAATTAGTGATTTTTAAAACAAGCGTCTCATTTAGAATAAATTTTCATGTTGCTAAAATGTGTGCATCCTCTTTATTTTTCAGTACCTTCTGCCTGCTATTGTGCACATCCAACATCAACCCTTCCTGGAACAAGGGGACGGACCTATCGTGAGTAAAACATCCGCAAAGTTactaaatatttgtattttattttttgggttcaAAAGCAGCTATTCACATTTAGGCCATGAATTATAAATTCTAATTTCACCATTTTTGTGTATATGATGCCCACGTTATTTTTAGAGCAACCGCATTGGTGAATGCACCTTTTTAGACATACATACTCCTGTTTTTTTGCAGTGCTTGGTTTTAGCGCCTACACGTGAGCTGGCTCAGCAGGTGCAACAAGTTGCTGCTGAATACGGCAGGGCCTCCCATCTTAAGTCAACATGCATTTATGGGGGCGCACCCAAAGGACCCCAAATTCGGGATCTCGAGAGGGGTATGTTACTTTAGTTCTTTGTGTCTGGGGGCATTTCTAGAAAGGAGAAAAGTTTGCAAGAACccctatttttcattttgttcaagGAGTTGAGATTTGTATTGCTACCCCGGGTCGTCTCATTGACTTTCTGGAGTGTGGGAAAACCAACTTGCAGCGTTGTACCTACCTCGTGCTTGACGAAGCCGACCGCATGCTCGatatgggattcgaaccacagaTTCGCAAAATCGTGGACCAAATAAGGGTGAGAACCTTTTTTGGAAATTTATTCCCATGTTAAATGATAACTATTTACATTCGGTgggttgtgcttttttttttctgtcgtctTACCAGCCAGATCGCCAAACCCTGATGTGGAGCGCCACCTGGCCCAAAGAAGTACGACAGCTCGCTGAGGACTTCCTCCAAGACTACGTGCAAATTAACATTGGAGCACTTCAGCTCAGCGCCAATCATAACATCTTGCAGATTGTCGATGTTTGCAATGACATGGAGAAGGAAGACAAGTAAGTAACAAGGCATCTGGAGATGAAAGTTGAAGCTACGTTTTAGCTAAAGAGCCACCTTTCTTCTTTCCAGACTGCTTCGCTTGCTGGAGGAGATAATGAGCGAAAAGGAGAACAAGACAATTATTTTTGTGGAGACCAAAAGGCGCTGTGACGAAATTACCAGAAGGATGAGGAGAGATGGGTAAAGTGGGATAATGCAAGTTCTAGTAATGCTTTATTGGACCAAGGCACATATACTATTTcccctgaaaaaaataacatagcaaAAACAACACCGAACATACACAGCAGGTCTCAATTATGAtgattttctttcaatttaatCACATTGTTAGTTTAAAATTCAGATTTTGACTTTCACATTACGTCGCTGATTTAGATGTGCAGGGATTCAACTCTGTTTTATTCTGACTCTTTCTCACACAGGTGGCCAGCAATGGGAATTCATGGAGATAAGAGCCAGCAGGAGAGAGACTGGGTCCTAAATGGTGAGAATCAAGAATAACTTGAGCTCTTTTAATGCTCATTTTCCACTGCTTGGTAAATCTTTAGCATAATTTTGATCAAAAGCTGGTAACAAATCACACTAAAAGAGAAACAATAGTTCCTACAAGTGGATTTGTTGGCAAATTTTGgtcaaatacaatttttttttcacattctcacATGGCAATTCCGTACAGTGGAAAAgcgaagtacagtaatccctcgaatatcacgattaatgtagaccagacatggccgcgataaacaaaaaccgcgaagtaggatcacccctattataactacctttttttttttttttcagtgctgagtcctagtagcaaacggAAGACAGGgtagtggcttctgcttacgagtttcagcatagattttcccatttttatgaacctttaaaaaatatacttaaaaaaaaaaaaaaaaaaaaaaaacatttcgcaagaaaaaaatctgcaatgtagtgaaaccgcgatattcgagggtttACTGTATACACTTGTAATGTTCCCCTGATTGAATTCCACGTCTCCTCTCTCCATTTAGAATTCCGATACGGCAAAGCTCCGATCCTCATCGCCACGGACGTGGCTTCCCGTGGCTTAGGTCAGTTTGCCACCAAGCGGCAACGTTACCCGCGTTTACACGTAATTTAAAGAAAGTCTTTTTGCTTTCTTTAACTTCTCTATGCATTTTCTGAGTTTTTCTCACCTTAAGGTGGAGTCTTTGTGGCAGGCACTAGGCATGACAGTCCCAGGCCTGGAGAGGGAGAAGGATGACATATTGGAAGTGCTCAACTGGCTTGCCACCCAGTGGGCCTAGAGAGGTGAAAGCTCTTGTGTGCCAGTGATTTTTGTTCAGAAGGCTCTGTGGCTAAGCCTTCGTCACGTCTGTTCTCTGTCCGTGGATTTCGTCCGACAACTGCCATCCAGCTGTTTCCGACTCAAAACATAGCCGCCCTACGAAAAAATGCTTGCCGCGTGACGTCGCGTCGGAGAGCGCCGTGCAGTACCGCTAGATTTGGAACGATTGCTACCGCCGGGAGCTTGTCTCGGCGTAACGCGGGTGCTCGTCGAAGCTTTCGGTCGCCTCCTGTTCCCGTGAAAGTGCTGGATTCCTTCAAAATGGAGAGAGCAGTTTTGAGAACTTGTATTAGTCTCTGCAAATTAATGACCTGGCACATGTGCTTAGGGGGTTAGTGaggagaaagagtgagagacagCTTAAACCAAAGTTCCTCCCTCGCCTGTTATTTCATAGTCATGTCGAGACCTGCCAATGACAGACATTTTCTCAAGTGAACGATGGCTTCTTGAGACCTCTTGCCTCGATGACTCTGATGAAGTGGGAATTGCTTTTGGCCGGGGGTCCCCTCATGAGTCAAAGTTGTCAAGGGGCCCCTGTCAATTGAAAAGCTGATCTTGACAAGGTGCGCAGTGTGGCTTTTTTTTAGGGTGTactgggggaaaaaagtacCACTGAATGGTCCCAATATTGGCATATGAGGAGCCCACAGTGCATATCCTGGCCCAAACTGCGTAGAAGAAGCTCCTGGATGTCACTTGACAACATGTAGGGGATTTGGCTGCATTGGGAAAGGACTAGTGAATGCATACTCCTTATGTGGTAAGCCTTAAACCATTTGCATTCTCCCTTGGTAACAAAGTGGGGAGCGATTGTCTtctgtttttctcctttttttgggATCATTTGGACCATGGTAAGCAAATGGAGTGTGCATCGTTTCTCTCTTCCCACAGTAGTTTTCCCATGGGGTAAATGTCAAATGCTGGTGTTTTTAACTGGTTTCCTCGACAGCCTAACCAGCACCTTCCTCCCCAGCCTTCACGGTTGCTAACTGTTTGCTTTGGTCTGGCTGTTGTGGTGTGCAAAATCCCCGTTTGGCCTTCCATATTTCGTTTTGCCACACTGCAACACTTTCACAGATGTGGAGGATGTGAAATTTGTCATCAATTATGACTACCCTAACTCCTCCGAGGATTATATCCACCGCATTGGACGCACAGCCCGAAGTCAAAAAACGGGCACAGCCTACACTTTCTTCACCCCCAACAACATGAAACAGGCTAATGACCTCATCTCGGTGCTCCGGGAGGCCAATCAGGCAATTAACCCCAAGCTCATCCAGATGGCAGAAGACCGAGGAGGTAGGAACTGCATTTTTAGTTGCCAGATTTTTTGGGACTATCGCATTGTTCGTGACGAATGGTGTTTGTTCTTGGTCTCTGATCAAGTAaaattctctttaaaaaaacaggtcgTGGAAGAGGAGGACGAGGTGGTTACAAAGACGACCGTCGAGATAGGTATTCTGGAGGTGTGCGGCGTGAGAATTTCGCCACCGGAGGCTACAGGGAGAACGAGAGAGGGTTTGGAAATGGGCCAAGAGGTGGTGGGTATGGAGGCAAGGTGCCAAATGGTGGTGGATACGGTGGCAACGGCGGTGGTAACTCGGGCGGCGGTTATGGCAACAATTACAGCAATGGTCAGGGTAACTTTGGTGGTCCGTCCAATCAGCCGGGGGCCTTTGGGAACCAAAGTTTCCAGGGCCCCTCTCAATTTGGGGGCATGCACAGGCCTTCCCAGAATGGCATGAACCACCCGTTCCCTTACGCCTCTCAGCCGCCACCGCCACATGCTCAACAGCCACCTGCCCCGCCCCCAATGGCGCCCTACTCCATTCCGCCACCCTATGCCCAGTAGCTTGCTACTCACTTCATTGAATGCActtgtttttccttcttttctttttcttttgatcAGTCAACAATAAGTGACACATTGTTTATATTTGACGTTGTTCTAAATATTCTTCTGTTTAACTCTGTTCTTGCTTACAGCAGGTTTTGCAATTATTTCGGTAATACATGAACTTCCCGTACAGTGCCACGATCATGTGCTGGACTTttccttgtttgtttttgtgttacaTTACTTAGTTGTATAACTGGGTAATGCGTTGTATTGAAATGGTGATACAAATTCGTGTAAGTATGGTAATCAATATTTAAATGGAGCACatgtccctttttttccaataaagATAATAAAGAGGGAGACTTGTCTTTTCTAGGGGAAAGACAGTATAGATATACCACATAGTGTTTTGTAgaaaaaagttttgttttttttgactTAGGTTTCAGTTGATCAGACCAATTTTAATACCACACAAAGACagtattaatatataaaatgcagtttctaaatgaggttttaatattttaagccACAAAATAGTCCAGACTTACATGTCCCTATCCAAAAAACAAAGTTGTCCTcctttgtaaataaaataacttggacactgcatttttttttcttgggttgTTTCTGTATGATATTCACATTGGTTTGATGAGCTGAAACCTCTGATGAATAtgcaaatataaataatatttttcctatttttaatcCGTACATTTATAGCAAGATGgcaattgaaaaaatgaccatgtacttTTATCAACTTGGTTGTTTtagcctggaaaaaaataagcattttaaTGATGACTTTTAAGTACCCAAGTAACTATTCCATGCACAAATAACTATTACCCTTGGATGACACTTGTCATAAGATACaatatttacaaataaatgaaagGTCAATTTTAAAGTAGCGCATTACCGTACGCAAACAAGCATTTGACATTCCTTTAGGTGGCGCTGTGGAATaggcacacacaaaaataaggtCAAAGATCTATTCCGGTTTAAAAGTCGCCGAATTTAAATGACAACACGGTGCTTTTCACTCTTGGTatgactttttaattttttaaaaattaaaaataggtTTAAATTTTCCAAAAAAGATCATCTATCTGGCTGAAGATGTTAAAGAggtgtttttcttatttttaaaccTGTACTTCATTCACAAGCGTTTTAAACAGATTTATTTCAGTTCAAGTGCTCTTTTAGGTATGTAATTGATCGGGAATATGTTCTGCTTTTGTATAAACAAGGGTGAAGTATTTGACATTGTTTGCTCACCATGTTCAGCCAGTTTGTAAGAAATGTTAACCCAAGTTCTGCCTTTGGATGGTCCTCACGTGTTGGGCACCAAACAAGAAGATGCTGCGATTCATCAACCGACTTGGACCAGGGGAGGATTTTGTTGCAACTGTTTGTGGACAGACACTTCATTTCACCGGGACACGCCAATGTAGAACTCTTTAAGCGTGGGGTCTTTTGTAGCTACGGCCCACTGGGCACCGAGCTGAGGGAGAATGTGCTGAGCCAATGGTGGCGTTCGATGTCTGGATCCAAAGAGCAAGTGTTCGGGATCAAAACGTCGATCAGCAGCAACGTGCGTCCTGATGCGGATGGGGGGCGGTGGGGTCACCCGAGGCTCGTACAACCTGAAGATGTCCAGAACAAAATGGAGTTAGAGCCCAGTGAGGAGCAGAATGTCCACATGTTTCTGCAAAGATCACCCAAGTTGAGAAGCAACCTCATTCAAGGTATGTGTCCAATTTCactgttgctgttgtttttgttgtgtatatgaaaatgtttttgaatcCATTATGATTCCTGATTATTTTCTAAGGAGCTTTGGAGCAGTTCATCCCCTTGTTTGACTTGGTGAACAAGAAACTCCCATTTGGCATTGCAGAGACGGGAAGATGTTTCCAACTCTCAGAAGATGGCTCTCGCTGGTGAGACTTTGACTCTCAACTATCGtgttttcatgcatttttattacCTCTCTAAACACATCACATATCTAAAGTGGCATTGTTTAATTTGGAAAATGAACAGTTCCATCCAGACTATAACAACAGATGGTTtcaggcacaggtgtcaaagtggcggcccgggggccaaatctggcccgccgcatcattttgtgtggcccgggaaagtaaattatgagtgctgactttttgttttaggatcaaattaaaatgaagagtatatatgtatattaaatttcctgattttcccccttttaaatcaataattgtaattttttatcatttttttctgtgtttttagttcaaaaataattttgtaaaatctaaaaatatattcaaaaaagctagaataaacattgttttagatctataaaaaacggaatattcagggcttttaatccagttcttttaatccatttataaaaaaaaa
The Stigmatopora argus isolate UIUO_Sarg chromosome 7, RoL_Sarg_1.0, whole genome shotgun sequence DNA segment above includes these coding regions:
- the LOC144077386 gene encoding putative ATP-dependent RNA helicase DDX5 — translated: MPGFSDRDRGRDRGYGGGPPRYGGGRGGGRGGPPPPKFGNPGERLRKRHWNLDTLPKFQKNFYQEHPDVTRRPIQEVELYRGNKQITVKSRECPNPIMRFHEAAFPNYVIDVIAKQNWVEPTPIQAQGWPVALSGKDMVGIAQTGSGKTIAYLLPAIVHIQHQPFLEQGDGPICLVLAPTRELAQQVQQVAAEYGRASHLKSTCIYGGAPKGPQIRDLERGVEICIATPGRLIDFLECGKTNLQRCTYLVLDEADRMLDMGFEPQIRKIVDQIRPDRQTLMWSATWPKEVRQLAEDFLQDYVQINIGALQLSANHNILQIVDVCNDMEKEDKLLRLLEEIMSEKENKTIIFVETKRRCDEITRRMRRDGWPAMGIHGDKSQQERDWVLNEFRYGKAPILIATDVASRGLDVEDVKFVINYDYPNSSEDYIHRIGRTARSQKTGTAYTFFTPNNMKQANDLISVLREANQAINPKLIQMAEDRGGRGRGGRGGYKDDRRDRYSGGVRRENFATGGYRENERGFGNGPRGGGYGGKVPNGGGYGGNGGGNSGGGYGNNYSNGQGNFGGPSNQPGAFGNQSFQGPSQFGGMHRPSQNGMNHPFPYASQPPPPHAQQPPAPPPMAPYSIPPPYAQ